From Humisphaera borealis, the proteins below share one genomic window:
- the cysD gene encoding sulfate adenylyltransferase subunit CysD: protein MSGRLDGRSTATAEKKDPMSSYNLTHLKQLEAESIHIIREVAAEFQNPVMLYSIGKDSACMVRLAQKAFSPGRLPFPLMHVNTTWKFREMITFRDRYCKENGFELIEHINHEGVAAGANPFDWGSNKYTTTMKTEGLKQALNKYGFDAAFGGARRDEEKSRAKERVYSFRDKMHQWDPKNQRPELWNLYNGKVNKGESIRVFPLSNWTELDVWQYIHLENIPIVPLYFAAERPVVYRDGTMLMVDDERMRLRPGEKPEMKRVRFRTLGCYPLTGAIESNATTLPEIIEEMLVARNSERQGRMIDHDEQGSMEQKKREGYF, encoded by the coding sequence TTGTCAGGGCGTTTAGACGGGCGGTCGACAGCGACCGCCGAGAAGAAGGATCCGATGAGCAGTTACAACCTGACGCATCTCAAGCAGCTCGAAGCCGAGAGCATCCACATTATTCGTGAGGTGGCGGCCGAGTTTCAGAACCCGGTCATGCTGTATTCGATCGGCAAGGATTCGGCGTGCATGGTACGGCTGGCGCAGAAGGCGTTCAGCCCCGGCCGGTTGCCCTTCCCGCTGATGCACGTGAACACGACGTGGAAGTTCCGCGAGATGATCACCTTCCGCGATCGCTACTGCAAAGAGAACGGGTTTGAGCTGATCGAGCACATCAACCACGAAGGCGTCGCCGCCGGTGCCAACCCCTTCGACTGGGGCAGCAACAAATACACCACCACGATGAAGACCGAGGGCCTGAAGCAGGCCCTGAACAAGTACGGATTCGATGCCGCGTTCGGCGGAGCCCGGCGTGACGAAGAGAAGAGCCGGGCCAAGGAGCGCGTCTACAGCTTCCGCGACAAGATGCACCAGTGGGATCCGAAGAATCAGCGCCCCGAGCTTTGGAATCTGTACAACGGCAAGGTGAACAAAGGCGAAAGCATCCGCGTGTTCCCGCTGTCCAACTGGACGGAGCTGGACGTCTGGCAGTACATCCACCTGGAAAACATTCCGATCGTGCCGCTTTACTTCGCCGCCGAGCGACCCGTCGTCTATCGCGACGGCACCATGCTGATGGTGGACGACGAGCGCATGCGGCTCCGCCCCGGCGAGAAGCCGGAGATGAAGCGCGTCCGCTTCCGCACGCTCGGCTGCTACCCGCTGACCGGCGCGATCGAGAGCAACGCAACCACGCTGCCGGAGATCATCGAAGAAATGCTGGTGGCGCGCAACAGCGAACGCCAGGGCCGCATGATCGACCACGACGAGCAGGGGTCGATGGAGCAGAAGAAGCGGGAAGGTTACTTCTGA
- a CDS encoding ComEC/Rec2 family competence protein produces the protein MRRILTALLALIPAASVLGGAADKKLDVYWIDVEGGGGTLIVTPAGESILIDSGNPADAGKPPRDSARIVKVAKEVAGLTRIDFFILTHNHRDHFGGIAEVAAQIPVGTVYDNGEFPGGRERPSAEYLAFKADKRVVLNPGDTLPLKNLDAGPKVSLTCVAARKEVMKAPADAKTTNFENPRRKPDDFSDNANSIASLIRFGDWSMFVGGDLTWNIEEKLAVPANILGQVDVYQSTHHGLDVSNNPVVIKSVAPTVVVITNGSTKGCMPEMVQTVRTTDSIVGIYQLHRNERKGEEKNNVPDEFIANPKKECDGNYIKCAVAPDAKAYTLTVPATKHEQKYDTK, from the coding sequence ATGCGACGCATCCTGACGGCTCTGCTGGCATTGATACCGGCTGCATCGGTCCTGGGCGGGGCGGCCGATAAAAAACTGGATGTCTATTGGATCGACGTCGAAGGCGGCGGCGGCACGCTGATCGTTACGCCGGCGGGGGAGTCGATCCTGATCGACTCCGGGAATCCCGCCGATGCCGGCAAGCCGCCGCGCGACTCGGCCCGCATCGTGAAAGTCGCCAAAGAGGTCGCCGGGCTGACCAGGATCGACTTCTTCATCCTGACTCACAACCACCGCGACCACTTCGGCGGGATCGCCGAAGTTGCCGCGCAGATCCCCGTCGGCACCGTTTACGACAACGGCGAGTTCCCCGGCGGCCGCGAACGCCCCTCGGCCGAGTACCTGGCGTTCAAGGCCGATAAGCGGGTCGTCCTGAACCCCGGCGACACACTGCCGCTCAAGAATCTCGACGCCGGCCCGAAGGTCAGCCTGACCTGCGTCGCCGCCCGCAAGGAGGTCATGAAGGCCCCGGCCGACGCCAAGACGACTAACTTCGAGAACCCCCGCCGCAAGCCCGACGATTTTTCCGACAACGCCAATAGCATCGCTTCGCTCATCCGCTTCGGCGACTGGTCGATGTTTGTCGGCGGCGACCTGACGTGGAACATTGAAGAGAAGCTCGCCGTGCCTGCCAACATCCTGGGGCAGGTCGATGTCTATCAGTCGACGCACCACGGCTTGGATGTCAGCAATAACCCGGTGGTGATCAAATCCGTCGCGCCGACGGTGGTGGTGATCACCAACGGGTCGACCAAGGGGTGCATGCCTGAGATGGTGCAGACCGTCCGAACAACCGACTCGATCGTCGGGATCTATCAGCTGCACCGGAACGAACGCAAAGGCGAAGAGAAGAACAACGTGCCGGACGAGTTCATCGCCAACCCGAAGAAGGAATGTGATGGAAACTACATCAAATGCGCCGTCGCGCCGGACGCCAAGGCGTACACCCTGACCGTGCCGGCGACGAAGCACGAGCAGAAGTACGACACGAAGTAG